In Levilactobacillus brevis, the genomic window TGGCCAGATGCAGGTTGGTCACGCCCATCGGAATCCCAATCACGGTGGTGGTTAAGATCCCAATCAGTAAGGCGCCCGGCACCTTGCGGACTTTGAAAATCACGGTCACCACCAGCCCGATCACAGCCAGAATCAGTGCCGGCGAATTGAAAACGGCTAGGGCCGGCGTAATACTCCCGTTGGTGACCACCGTATTGATACCGTGCTTGAAGGTCTCCTGGGTCGCATCGAAGGCCTTCCCATTGACCGTTAGCAAGCTACTGGCATCACTGGTAAAATGCAGGAAGTTACCATTCTTCAAACCGACATATGCGATGAACGCGCCAATCCCGCCACTAATCGCTAACTGTAGATTGACGGGAATCGCCGAAATTAGCATCTTCCGAATCTTAGTGGCCGTGATGATAATGTTGATGATCCCGCAGAAGAAGACCAACGCCAGGGCCTGTTGCCAGGTGAAACCCAGCCCCATCACCACGGTGTAGGTGAAGAAGGCGTTCAACCCCATCCCCGGGGCTAACGCATAGGGCACATTGGCAAAGAGGCCCATCACTAACGTCCCGGCAACCGAGGCAATAATGGTGGCCAAGAAGACGGACTGTTGCGGCATCCCCGTTTGCCCCAGAATCTGCGGATTAACAAAGAGAATATATGACATGGCAAAGAAAGTCGTGACGCCGGCCCCAATCTCGGTACCGACAGTGGTACCTGATTCCTTAAGTTTAAAAAACTTATCCACGATGGATTCCTCCTAAAATACGAACAATATAATAATTAATAAAAATAATATCGGTGTTTATAAGGATAACTATACCAGATAGTCGTGAAAAAGCCAAGAAAAATATACGATACACGAACTTGATTAATTGATCCGCAAGTGATTGTCTCCCACTACCATCTCCTTTTGGCTCGGAACGTCAAAAATCCCGTAAAGTCCAGTACGTGACCTTACGGGATACCTCTTACGATTTAATTGCGCTAACCGTTAACTTTCGCCAACGTCTTCTGAATCTTCTGCGGCTTCTCCTGCCGACCAATCAACAGTAAACGTAACGTGTTCAGAACCGCAATCAGCGTCACACCAACGTCGGAGAAGACGGCCCACCACATGGTCGTGATACCAAAGGCGGCCAGCGTCAGGAACAACAGCTTAATGCCTAACGCAAAGACAATGTTCTCCCACACAATTTGCTTGGTGCGTTTGGCAATCGTGATTGTGCGTGGAATGGCCAGTGGATCGTCGTTCATCAAGACGATGTCTGCCGACTCGATAGCCGCATCGGAACCCAATGCGCCCATGGCAATTCCGACATCGGCACTGGCCAGTACGGGGGTGTCGTTGAGGCCATCGCCGACGAAGGCTAACTTTTCCTTCGGCTTCAGCTGGGCCTTCAGCTTGCCCATCTCAGCTACCTTATCCTGCGGCAATAATTCAGCCTTGACCGCATCAATCTTAATCTGTTCACCGACGGCCTGACCGACTTGCTGGTTGTCCCCCGTCAGCATAACGGTCTGACGAATGCCAGTTTGCTTAAGCGCAGCCAGAGCTGGAATCGTCGTCTCTTTTACGGCATCGGCGACCTCGATGGCGCCCTGATACTTACCTGCCCAAGCCACGTAAACCATAGTGCTCGCGGGACTCCTTGGCAAATCAGCCGTAACGCCAATCTGGCGCATCAACTTAGCATTCCCCACGTACAGCGGCTGATCATCGGCTTGGGCCTTCACGCCTAATCCGACCAATTCCTCGGCGGCCGTCTGACCGTCGTCCTGATAACCAGCCAGTGCGACAATCGACTTGGCAATCGGGTGCGGTGACGCTACCTCGGCCCGCGCCGCGAGTTGAATTAGTGCCGACTTGCTCAGACTGACCGGTGCCACGTTGACCACCGCGAATTCGCCACGCGTCAACGTTCCAGTCTTATCGAAGGCCACCGTTTTCACCTGGTTCAGTGCTTCCAGATAGTTACTCCCTTTAATCAGGACGCCTGCCCGCGAGGCGGCCCCTATCCCACCGAAATAGCTCAACGGCACGGAAATTACGAGAGCACACGGACACGAGATGACTAAGAAAATGAGCGCCCGGTACAACCACGCATTGAATGGTTGGGCGAAGAACAACGGCGGCACGGTTGCCAACAGAATGGCCATCCCGACCACAGCCGGGGTATAAACCCGGGCAAACTTGGTAATGAAGTTCTCCGTCTTGGTCTTTTGGGTCGTGGCGTCCTGAACCAATTCTAAAATTTTAGCGACGGTTGAATCGGCGTAGGCCTTCTCCACTCGCAGTTCAATGACCCCATTGCTCACGATGGTGCCACTCAATGCCTGATCGCCGCTTCCAACCAGCATCGGCTTGGTTTCTCCGGTCAGCGCCTTGGTATCCAAATAGGTCTCCCCACTCGTGACGATCCCATCGGCGGGGACCTTTTCCCCGGGACGTACAATCAACGTATCGCCCACCTGAACCTGGTCCGGCGTGATCTGCTGGGTCTGGCCATTGACCACCAAGTTGGCATAGTCCGGTCGAATCTTCAAAAGGTCCGTAATTGAGCGTTTGGACTTATTGACGGCGGAATCTTGGAAGAATTCACCAATTCGGTAGAATAGCATGACTGCTACCGCTTCGGGATACTGCTGGATGGCGAGCGCTCCGACCGTCGCCACCGTCATGAGAAAGGCTTCTCCAAAAAGCTTACCGGTAAAAAGGTCCCGAACCGCTTCCACCAGGATTGGCCCGCCTACCAAGAGATAGGCCAACAGGTATAGCCCAATTGTAACCGCTTTCAGAAACGGTGAAAAAGTGGCAATGAGTAGTAGCCCCATGCTCCCTAGAATCAGGGCTAAGTTCCGTTTGGTTTCAGCTAATTTTAGATATTCCCGCATCGTACTCGCCTCCCAGACTAGATATGAACAACCGTTTATATGAATACTCGCTCATATGTATGGCTTCATCATAACATATCCATTCCCCGTGTCAACCGCCAAAGTGGACAAACTCGCCGGTCCCTTTTATGGTAAAATGAAAGCCATGGTGATGAATATGGAAAATCAAAATAATCAGCTCCCAACAACCACGGAAATCAAAAAAAGCGTCGACCTTTTCAAAACGTTCGGCGACGCCACTCGTTATCAGATTCTCTCGTTGCTCTACCAGAACAGCCGGACCGTCAGTGAAATTACGGCGGTTATGGATGTTTCGCAATCAGCCGTCTCCCACCAGCTGAAGACCTTGCGTCAGGCGGGACTCGTCATCGGTGAACGCGACGGTAAATTTATCAAGTACACCTTGGCCGACGAACATATCTTCGAAATCTTCGAACTGGTCAAGGCACATATTCAGGAATAATGAAACAAGTCCACAATAAAACCGACCTCAGCGATGAGGTCGGTTTTTATTTTACAGTTTGGTAAGATGGTTCGCACTGGACGCTAAGCAAATCATGCCCAATAAGCTACCCGATTTAGTTAGCTTCACTCCGGCGCCAGCACTCGAGACCGCGAACGCACGAGTAAGACGAAAATCACCAGCATCCCGAAGCTCAATCCTGCCATATACCACGGCAAAGTCTGAACCGTTCCATTGTGCAGCCAGCTCATTCCGCACGTCAGAGCGCTGACCAGCAGGTAGTAGCCGAGGCTAAACCAACCGCTAGCGCTACCCATAACCGCCTCATACCCCACCAACGCGCGATTCAAGGCGTTGGGTAAGGTCACATTGAGGCCCAGAAACGTCAAAAAGATGCCGATAATCATTAGCGTTGCCTGTTGCCAATAGGCAGCCACCACCAGGCCAACACTCGCCAGACTACTGAAGATGAGGCCGCGCAGTGCGACTTGTTCCGGCGTCCAAACGTTCAGTAACCGATTGACCAGCAAAGCGCCAAACAGACTGGCACCGGCCAGTACCAAGCCCAGCCACCCGTATTGGACGGCCGAATAGCCAAAGTGGGTCATAAAAACAAACGGCGCTTCAGCGTAATAACTGAACAAGAGGCCATTGATGCCGCCGATGAGTAGCCCATAACCCCAGACAACGGGGTCGGTCAACAGACGGCGCACCACACGCCATTGCTGAATCCGTGGTGGACGGCTAGTCTGCGTTTCGGGCAGCCGACTCAATGCATATAGCCCCACAGCCACGGCCATGGTGACCAAAGTGGCAAAGACACTGCGATAACCAAAGTAAGTCTGCATGACCCCACCAATTAGGGGACCCAAGGCTGGTGCCAGGGCCATCGCGGCACTCGTCTTGGCAAAAATTTTTGCGCCGGTCACACCACTAAAACTTTCACGCATGATCGTCTGGGTTACCACCGATCCGGCACTCGCTCCGAGCGCTTGGATCAATCGCCACCCCAACAAGGTCAGAAAATGCGGGCTCATCAATAATCCAATATTTCCCAATAAATAAACGGCGATGCCGGCTAACATGGCCGGTCGCCGACCCCACCGGTCAGCCAGTTGCCCCCACATCAGGACACCCAGGGCAAAGGCCACGAAATAGGTACTCATGGTGAGTTGCACTTGGTTAGCACTCACCGTAAAAGCCCGGCGTAGTTGCGGTAACACCGGGGTAAAGATTGACTCGCTGATTTGTGGAAATCCCACGAGTGTAATCATCAATCCCAATGAAGGGACCGATGGACGGACGTTTTTCATCGTATTTCTCCTTAGAATTTACTTTGAGGAAAAACGTCCTTTTCCGTCTGCGGGGACGCAGGCCATTAACGTTTGTAGCGTCATGGATGGTCACCCCTTTCTGTTAAGTTGCGTTTCACATTACGGGAAATCCGCGGGAGTGTCAAGCGTCGATTGCTGGCACGGTGCCTAAATCTCTACAATTAGTCAAAAAAAGGTCTGGGACAAAACATCCCAGACCCCTTTTGAGCCAACTTTAAATGGCCGAAACGTGCGCCAAAAAGCAGCCGGTTCCGCTTAAAACTGATAACCAAACAATCCAAGCCCAGGATTATTCGGTTATCAGCCTTAATGCTCGCCGGCTAACCGCCTTTTGTCCCACTCTCTTTCATCTGCAGTTATTTCAATAGATACGACGCATCCAACTCATGGTCAAACGACGTCAGAATCTTGGGCCCATCCGTTGTGATCACGATGGTGTGCTCGTACTGGCAACTCAGGCTCCCGTCAACCGTTGAGATGGTCCAGCCATCATCGGCCGGCGCGCTGCAGGCCCAATCGCCCACGTTGATCATCGGTTCAATGGTAATCGTCATCCCCGCCTTCAGCCGCGTACCGTGACCGGCCTTGCCATAGTGCGGTACGTCTGGGTCTTCATGCATGGTCGGGCCGATGCCGTGACCAATGTAGTCGCGCACCACGCCGTACCCCAACTGGTTCTCGGCATAATTCTGAATGGCAAAACCGATATCGCCAATTCGGTTGCCGACAACCGCTTGGTCAATCCCTAGATACAGTGACTTCAGCGTAACATCCATTAATTTCTGAGCTTCCGTGGAAGGCTGGCCCGCCACAAAGGCGTGGCAAGCATCACTCAAGTAACCGTGGTAGTCGATGACGGTGTCCACCTTAACCAAGTCGCCGTTCTTAATCAGGACGTCCTTACTGGGACAGCCGTGGCAGATGACGTCATTGACGCTCACACAGGTCGAGTATTTATAGCCTTCAAAGTTCAGCTCACCCGGCGTGGCATCGTGGTCAATAATGTATTGGTAGGAAAAATGGTCAATATCCCAGGTCGTTATCCCTGGCTTGATATAATCCGTCAGGGCATGAAACAGCCCAGCGAGAATATCGCCGGCCGCCTGCATCCCCTGAATTTCGCGTGGTGATTTTAAAGAAATCATGTTGCCTCCTGATGGTTGTCTACGTTTTAAGTGTTATTTTCAGTATACCCTACTGGGCGGGCGCTTCAACCTAAAAAAGTAATTCACGTCAAATCCCTAATGACACCGTTTTCAGTGGCTTTTCAGACCTGAATATTTTATGGAAACGTGTTACAATCACTTTTGCTGCATTTCACACGGAATTTGTAAAAACAACAAGGAGGTGCCCCATGGCACTCACGAAACGTGACGTCCGCGATTACTTTATCGGCTTCGCCCTCGTCCTGACGATGGTTGGCATCGCCACTGGGCTCAACGATTATGAAATTATTCTTCCCGAAATTGGTGCGCTGACGGCGGGGATGTGGATTTATCACAACCCCACCTGGGTCAGTCAACCCCTTAAAATCTTTCTCGCTCCTTCCGGCACCGCGGTGATTGGCTTCGTCGTCAATCAACTATCCATCAGCTATCCGGAAAAGGTTGGCATTACCCTGCTCTTCATCTTGTTACTCCTCAACGTGCTACGGTCGACGTTGGCGCCATCCTTCGCCACAGGGCTGTTGCCAATCATCATCAACGCCACGCACTGGTCCTTTATCCTCGCGATCTTTGCGTTTACTCTGACCTTGATGGTGGGCGTTCTCCTGCAAGGTCACTACAAGGGCCAACCCGCGGGGCATCCGCTCCACTACCAACACATGCTGGGCTTCGTACTCGCCGCAGCCGTCTGGATCGGGGCAGTCTGGCTAGCCGGCTATCCGCAAATGTCTGGAATTCCACCGGTACTGGTCGTCTTCTTTGAGGTCTCGCAAAAATCCAGTTACAGCGGAAAACTTGCGGTCAAGCACATCATCGCTCTAGGTGGTGCGGCGACCATTGGCGTACTGGTTCACCTGGTCATTGGGTCATGGCTGCTGGCCACACTAATCACGCTGCCGCTGGTGTTCGTGCTCCTGCAACTCTTGCGAATTAAGCTTCCGGCCGCTTACGCCTTTCCACTGTTGGCGCTGGTCTTACCGGCCAATATGTTCCACACACTACCGATTGCGGCGACGCTGGCCGCCTGCTTCTTCCTGGGCGCGACCTTTGCTTACCGCAAACTCGCGGCACTGACGGGCTTGGCCTCGGAAAATAATTAAGCACACCTAAGGCAACGACTTCTGGAAGGAAATCGTTGCCTTTTTTCATTTTACAAACTTTTTACGTAAACTACACGTTAGTTTTACATCACTCCCGTATCCTGAAAGTTACCATTCAGGCCAACTACATACAAAGGGGTTTTAACGTGTTAGATATTCTAAAAGCCGCAATTCTGGGCATCATTGAAGGAATTACGGAATTCTTACCCATCAGTTACACCGGACACCTCTACTTAGCCGATGAATTCATCAAGTTACACGAGTCCACGGCTTTTATCAATATGTTTATGGTGGTCATCCAACTCGGCGCGATTCTTGCCGTCGTCGTCCTTTATTTCAACAAACTCAACCCCTGGGCCCCGAGCAAGAATAAACTCGAACGTCATCAGACTTGGACACTCTGGTTCAAAGTGATTCTCGCCGTCCTGCCCTCAGTCATTGTCGGCCTTCCGCTCAACGACTGGATGGAGGCTCACCTGACCAGCTGGGAGGTCATCGCCTCAACCTTAATCGTCTATGGGATTTTGTTCATCGTGATTGAGACCTACAACCGCCACCAAACGGCCCGCTTCAACGATCTCAATCAGCTACCGGTTAAGATTGCCCTCTTCATTGGAATTTTCCAAATTCTCTCGATGGTTCCCGGCACCTCACGCTCCGGGGCCACCATCCTCGGCGCCATCCTGATTGGGACCTCACGTTTCGTGGCAACCGAATTTTCCTTCTTCTTGGCCATTCCGACCATGTTCGGGGCCTCGCTACTGAAGATTCTGAAATACTTTCTTCACGGTAATGGTTTCACGGGCAGTCAAACGATCGTCTTACTGACCGGTGTCATCGTGTCCTTTGTCGTTGCTTACCTCGCCATTAAGTTTTTGTTGAATTACATTCGTCAAAACGACTTTAAGGCGTTTGGCTGGTACCGCATCATCTTAGGTGTCGTTGTCATCGTCTACTTCGGGGTTGTGAACCACTAAGTTGCCCCACAGAATATTCAATGACCGATTAATCAATAGTTTTAGCTGATTTCTCGTCATATTACCATTCAATCTCGGTTTAGCCACTGGGTTATACGTTTGAAAGCGCTGGATAACGTCGTTTGCAACAATCTGCAATCAAATGTGACAGCCTTTTAACTACACAGTAACTAAACTGCAATACTTCTCGGGTATGCTGTTAAGTATTAAGAAAACAGATTGGATAGATTAAAAAATATGTCGAAATCAAAACTTACAATTAAATTTGCTTCATTTTTACTTTTATTTGGCTTTTCCTTCGGCATGGTGACCGACGTGACGTCAAGCTTAGTTCCTGAACAAACCACGACTGCCCAGGCGTCAACTCGGGTATCCGCTAGTCAGGCTAAGAAGATTGCCAAGATTAATGCCGGCCTGTCTAAAAAACAAAAAGCAGCCAAGAAATGGATTGCTAAGCGCGAATCCGGCTATAACTATTCGGCGCGTAACGGCAGATGTTACGGTCGTTACCAACTTTTGAAGTCTTACTTGCACGGTGACTACTCACCCGCTAACCAAGAAAAGACCGCCAACCGTTACGTCAGTGGCCGTTATGGGTCATGGACGAAAGCCAAGAAGTTCTGGCAAAGTCATCACTGGTACTAAAACCAGCGAGACTGCTTAACCGCGGTTTCAACTACATAATTGTGACCTTGAACCTGGCAGTTAAACCCGTACGTTGCGTTTAACTGCCTTTTTTCTACCCTAAAATGACTGAAGGATTGATGCTAAATGAAGAAGATGCTTAGCCTGGGACTCGTCATTCTGGTATTGGGCGTGGGAATTCTTCTGCTCCCTCACTTGACCACTAATCACTCGCAAGCCAGCGCCCCCACCGCAGCCAAACGTGCCAGCCAGCACCCAACAACGTCCAAACTCACGCGTGCAGAATTGCAGCGTGACCGCAAGTTGACCTACAGTGCCATCATTTATTTCGCCATCAAACACTCCAAGCTCCAACGCTGGCAGGAGGTCTCCGACTTCAAGCTGGGTTGGCAGGTCGAAAGCTATCCGCGTGACGGTCAGACCAAGTATCTCGTATGGCCCGATCAACATATCCAGGACAGCGCTAAGAATCTCGCCCCTAACTGGTTCCGACTGAAGGACCAGCACGTTCTTTACGACAGCATGATCGTCCACTCCTTCCGCAAGGACCAGACCAAGACGGCTTCGCTCACCGAAATTGTCAAACAAGTCAACGCTGATCATGCGGCAGCCAAGGTCCGATCCATGCCCGAAAAGATGACCGTCATCACTCACCATCAGTAGCCAAAAAGCCGGCACCGACATGGCACCGACTCGAATGATCCTTACTTAGTCATCTAATGAAATGGTACTCTCCGTCCCCACGTTAATCAGCGATTCAATACGATCCAGTAGCATCAGTAACCACCCGAAGGCCATCACGAAGGCGACCATTTCAAACGCCGTCAAGGAAAAGTAGCCGATTCCTCGAAACAACACTTCGGCAACGGCCAAGGCCACCCCGACACCGTACGATAGGTAGAGAAATTCCTTGGTGATCTGCGGCAACAACCAACGAACCCCAATAATCAGTGCCAACACACAGTAAATCAGGAAGCTCGCCACCTGGTCGTGCAGGAGATGTGACGAAATGTTGTTTGGAAAGACGCCGACCAGCCCTAGATTGATCGCAGTCAGTGTCAGAAGTATCCGGAGTACAATCAGCCGCCGGGAACTCGGGTAGTATTCCTGCAGGCTCACAAACAGGTAATCGATTAACGCAATCATCAGGAGCGCCGAAAAAATCAGCGTCGCGTTAAACTGCCACCCGCTGGACGCGTGGCTGGTCCCCAGAAAGCTCAAGTTGTGTTGCCACCAGTAACGTTCATTGTTGACAGCCATAGAAATGACCACGCCGCTGATAATCACCAGCGTCAGGACGGTTGACAGGACACCCGCGTCGACCGCCTGGGCAAAGTAAATCATGGCCAGATTAATAAACACCCCGAAGACAAAGATAATCATACTGGCGGTGATCCGATCGAAGCTAGCGCCGTTGAACAGCATTCCTAACAACCACATACTGCCGACCAGCACCAACGCCAGAATCAGCGCAAAGGATAGCACAATAACCGGAAAATTTCGCCAATAGATATTTTTCGTGAAATGATTCTGTGGGTTATTACGATCTCGAACAAAGAAGATGGCAAATAACACCGTTCCCATGACCACTCCGGTAACGATCAGACCGGTTGCGAGGGAGTTATCCCCGGATAGTTTGAGATGGCGAATGCCCTGCCAGCGACAAAAGATGTAATAGCCAATGCTGACAATGAAGGCCGCGATGACCGGCCACCACATCAGCCGGTTCTGAAAGATTCGCCGCCGGGATTCCGCAAATTCCACGACCAACCGATCCCGCTTAACCACCAGTTTTACCGGCGTATCGCCATCAAGCTTCAGTTGCTCACCGATGTTCGCCGGGATTTTTAAGTTAAAATCCTTACTTTTCATGTTTTCCTCCTGTAACTATTCCCACTAATTATAGCAAATCTAGGCGGAAATTAACGACGTTTCTGGTGATCACCCGTGGCGGACTCTAAAAAAATTGCCGACAGATTGTCGGCAATTTCAGCAACTTTCTATTCAGTTAGCCATTGGCATGCACATCGAAAGCGTTCAGCAACATCTCTTGAACGCCGGGCGCATCGGGATCGTGGCGTCCTTTACCGGTGTCCAACGCCACTAACGTTACCACTTCGGCATCCGTTAGGCTGAAATCAAAAATATCTAAATTACTTTTGATCCGTGTGGCGTGGACCGACTTGGGGAAGACAATCACGCCAAGTTGATGTTCAAAACGCAGAATAATCTGCCCGGCGTTTTTGCCGTATTTTGCCGCCAACTGGGTAATTACTGGCTCATTCAATAAGTCTTGATTCCCCTGTCCCAGCGGTGCCCAAGCCTCCAACTTCACGTCGCCCGGTGCCATTAATTGACGAATGGCCGTTTGTTGGAAGTAGGGGTTAAATTCCACCTGATTGACTGCCGGCAGCACGTTAAATTGGGGCACAAAGCGTTGCCAAATCTTAGGCGTCATATTGGAGACCCCAATCGACTTTAACTTACCAGCCCGTTGAGCAGCTTCCATTGCTCGCCAAGCCCCCGGCACGTCGCCATAAGGTTGGTGGATCAGGTACAGGTCCAAATAGTCTAACCCCAGCTTCCGCAACGATAGGTCAATCGCCCGCTGTGCGGGTTGCTCGCCGTAATCTTGTAGCCAGAGCTTACTGGTTACCCAAATCTGATCGCGTGGAATCCCACTATCCTTGATGGCACGACCGACCTCACCTTCGTTGAAGTAGGCCACGGCCGTATCAATGTGGCGATATCCGGCCTGCAAGGCTTCACTCACTGCGGTGTAGGTCGATCCGTCGCTGGGAATCTGAAAAGTTCCGAACCCAATGGCCGGGATTTTCCGACCATCATTTAAGGTAATCGTTGGTGTTGTCATGTTTATCACAGCTCCTTTAGTTTAATTCTTTCAAGCTTGACCCAAAGATCTGTTCAATCGTCACGGGATCGCGGTGATCAAAGAACTGGCTCTTGCCTTGGTCCAAGCCCGCAATCATCTGCATTTCTGCCGGTGTTAGCGTGAAATCAAAGACCTCGCGATTCTCAATGATTCGTTCGCGGTGGACGGACTTGGGAATCACGGTAATCCCGCGTTGGAGGAGCCACCGTAAGATCACCTGTCCGGTCGTTTTCCCGTGGGCCTGCGCAATCCCTTGTAAAGTTGCATTGGTAAAGATGCCCTGTTTGCCCTCCGCGAAGGGGGCCCAGGCCTCTACCCGCACGTTTTCGCTTTGATTGAAGGTCACTTCATCAGGTTGTTGGTACCACGGGTTAACTTCAATCTGGTTAATCACCGGCTTGACGGTCATGGTCAGTTCAAGGTTCTTTAACTGGTCCGCGTAAAAGTTAGAAACCCCAATCGACCGAATCTTTCCGGCCTGTTGCGCTTCTTCCAACGCCCGCCATGCACCCATCGTATCGCCATACGGCTGATGGAGTAGGTACAAATCCAAATAGTCTAAACCCAGGCGTTGAAGAGAAGCGTCGATGCCGCGCCGTGCCCGTTCATAGGTAAAGTCCGACACCCAAAGCTTCGAAGTCACGAAGATGTCGTCACGTTTGACGCCACTGGCCTTGATCTCCCGACCAACTGCCGCTTCATTTTGATATGCGGTAGCGGTATCTAGCAGTCGGTAACCGGCTTGCAGTGCCGTGGTGACGGCCGTCTCACACTCGGCTAAATCCGGCACTTGGAACACCCCAAACCCGAGTTGCGGCATTTCAACGCCGTTATTTAACGTTATTGTTGGTATCTCTGCCATAAAATTCATCGTCCCTTCTTGAACTTGCATGCCTCTACTATAACTGCAGAATTGGGCGTTGAAAATTACCACTTCATCATGCTAGTATACGGGTATCGTATACTGACCGTCAGGAGGGACTGTCATTGCTTGATAATTACTTATTAGAAGAACTCACGACTTTTGCTGAAACGGGAACTCTCGCTAAAACGGCGGCGCAACTCAACATCACCCAACCGACTGTGACCCGTGGCATGCAGAAGTTGGAAGCTGACTGGGGCGTTCGCCTCTTCGATCGGCAACCCAACCGCATCGCGCTGACGCCGACCGGCAAGCTAGCTGCTCAGGAAGCGGCGACGCTCTTGCAAGCACAGCACCAGGCTATTCAAAAAGTCCGAAACTTCGACCGCAGTCAACATCAGCTTACCATTGGTAGCACACTCCCCGGGCCGCTCATGCTGCTGCAGCAACTACGGCCCCAATTGCCAGTCCAAACGACAATTGCTACAGATTTATTGCCGGATCAGAACTTGACGCAAGCACTACAGAATCGCGATTACACCTTGATTCTGACGTCTCAGGTACCGGCTGCTTCAGACATTACCACTCAGTCTTTGGGCACCGAAGACCTCGCGGTAAATTTAA contains:
- a CDS encoding aldo/keto reductase — protein: MTTPTITLNDGRKIPAIGFGTFQIPSDGSTYTAVSEALQAGYRHIDTAVAYFNEGEVGRAIKDSGIPRDQIWVTSKLWLQDYGEQPAQRAIDLSLRKLGLDYLDLYLIHQPYGDVPGAWRAMEAAQRAGKLKSIGVSNMTPKIWQRFVPQFNVLPAVNQVEFNPYFQQTAIRQLMAPGDVKLEAWAPLGQGNQDLLNEPVITQLAAKYGKNAGQIILRFEHQLGVIVFPKSVHATRIKSNLDIFDFSLTDAEVVTLVALDTGKGRHDPDAPGVQEMLLNAFDVHANG
- a CDS encoding aldo/keto reductase — protein: MAEIPTITLNNGVEMPQLGFGVFQVPDLAECETAVTTALQAGYRLLDTATAYQNEAAVGREIKASGVKRDDIFVTSKLWVSDFTYERARRGIDASLQRLGLDYLDLYLLHQPYGDTMGAWRALEEAQQAGKIRSIGVSNFYADQLKNLELTMTVKPVINQIEVNPWYQQPDEVTFNQSENVRVEAWAPFAEGKQGIFTNATLQGIAQAHGKTTGQVILRWLLQRGITVIPKSVHRERIIENREVFDFTLTPAEMQMIAGLDQGKSQFFDHRDPVTIEQIFGSSLKELN
- a CDS encoding LysR family transcriptional regulator is translated as MLDNYLLEELTTFAETGTLAKTAAQLNITQPTVTRGMQKLEADWGVRLFDRQPNRIALTPTGKLAAQEAATLLQAQHQAIQKVRNFDRSQHQLTIGSTLPGPLMLLQQLRPQLPVQTTIATDLLPDQNLTQALQNRDYTLILTSQVPAASDITTQSLGTEDLAVNLNQFMYQANQADISFAELKDLSFLVIADIGPWRDIIQRAIPGAKFLYQDQREAFREISTHTDFPYFSSSFSPFDPLLTPSTKTNTVRLPIRDQSAHMPVYATYLQANQTVVMPIIRLLRKSWPKSH